One region of Quercus lobata isolate SW786 chromosome 2, ValleyOak3.0 Primary Assembly, whole genome shotgun sequence genomic DNA includes:
- the LOC115976818 gene encoding mitochondrial outer membrane protein porin of 34 kDa yields MAKGPGLYSEIGKKTRDLLYKDYQADHKFTITTYSPTGVAITSSGTKKGELFLADVNTQLKNKNITTDVKVDTNSNLFTTITIDEPAPGLKTIFSFRVPDQRSGKVELQYLHDYAAISTSVGLTANPVVNFSGVIGTNLVGLGTDLSFDTKTGNFTKVNTGLSFSNADLIAALTVNDKGDTLNASYYHTVNPLTKTAVGAEVSHSFSTNENTITVGTQHALDPLTTVKARVNNFGKASALIQHEWRPKSLFTISGEVDTRAIEKSAKVGLALALKP; encoded by the exons ATGGCCAAGGGTCCTGGTCTCTACTCTGAAATCGGCAAGAAAACCcgag atcttctctacaaggaTTACCAAGCCGACCACAAGTTCACCATCACTACCTACTCTCCCACTGGAGTT GCTATCACTTCATCAGGAACAAAGAAAGGTGAGCTGTTTCTAGCTGATGTTAACACCCAACTGAAGAACAAAAACATCACAACTGATGTCAAAGTGGACACAAACTCCAAT CTTTTCACAACTATTACAATTGATGAACCTGCTCCTGGGCTGAAGACAATCTTTAGCTTCAGAGTTCCTGATCAAAGGTCTGGCAAG GTGGAACTCCAGTACTTGCATGACTATGCAGCGATAAGCACCAGTGTTGGTTTGACTGCAAACCCTGTTGTTAACTTCTCAGGTGTTATAGGAACTAATCTTGTTGGACTTGGCACCGATCTCTCTTTTGACACAAAGACTGGGAATTTCACTAAAGTCAATACTGGATTGAGCTTCTCCAATGCAGACCTAATTGCTGCCTTGACCGT GAATGACAAAGGTGATACCCTGAATGCGTCCTATTACCACACAGTGAACCCTTTGACAAAGACAGCTGTTGGTGCTGAGGTATCCCATAGTTTTTCAACCAATGAGAATACCATCACTGTTGGCACCCAGCATGCGTTAGATCCATTGACCACAGTGAAGGCACGAGTTAACAACTTTGGCAAGGCTAGTGCTCTCATCCAGCATGAGTGGCGTCCTAAGTCATTGTTCACCATTTCTGGAGAGGTAGACACCCGAGCCATTGAGAAGAGTGCTAAGGTTGGACTGGCTTTGGCTCTCAAGCCATGA